ACTAGGAGTCTAGACTGCTTGTGAACCCTCCTTTGAGGATTTAGTTTGTATTGTTCTCTTTTCTttcaccaaaaataataataataataataacatataattattctTATCATCTATAGATAATAACAGCTGTGTATAGATAATAACAGCAGTCTAGTGGAAGGCCTATACGGCAACtgttttttttatcattcaatCCATTAATATTCAATACAATTTCACACTTCATAAGAATGAAATATACATTTCATGGGTAGATCCTACACCGATGGTGATTAGAGTTATCAGAAGAATAATACACAAAATCTCAACCCTACATGGTGAGACTGACATCGCTACACAAAAACAACAATCACTTGCCATTTCACAAATATTAGACAAATACAATCAAACTAAATGAAAAGAACTGGATCCACTCAAACATTTTCACTTAAGCTTTACTTGCATTACACGTGTATATCCTACCCATTATTCACAACCTTGACACTAATGGCTTGGTCccaaaagagaaagaagaaaagtcTGGTAGTGGCCCGATGTTTCCGAGTGAACTGCATCGTTTAAGGACTTTTTGTATTTCCTCATATACTCGGCTTTTATGTAGTGCATATCGATCTCAGTTCTCGTCACGATTACTCTTATGACTGTAGTGTCATTGGTTCCCAGACCTTTCATTGCCTGATGTAGTACCTGCATAATTGAAAAAAGTGATAAGATCAACAACGATGCAATTATGATGAGTGTTATCGAACATAAATGGTAGCATTACAGTTCCCCAGAAGAAACATCTTGCAAGGTTTTACCTATTCAACTAAAGCAAATTGATAATATTCCAACACTATAACCAAATTGCAACATAGGAAACAAAAATTATAAGCTTAAGACTTTGCTTGGTAGGgtggaaagaaaattgaaagggtagaaagaaaatgtaattttttttttcattccatAGGTATACTTGATagaaaagatggaaaaattgaaagaaaaagtaattttctTTCCATCTATTGCTTAGTAGAgttaaaaaatgaaaggaaagaatatgatttttttttttaaaatgcataATTTTAAACCAGCATTTATccctctctcattttctctcctctTATCATTCCAATTTGAAAAGCTTGTTGTTTATGCATTAGAATGGAAAATGATcatctctcccttttttttttcttctcacttTTCTTTCCTGCCAACCacgcttaaaatttatttcttccCACTTTTCCACTCAACCAAACACACCCTaaggataaaaaattaaataccttGGCGAAATATTTTGCAGGATTCTGTGAGCATTTTAAAATTGTCAAAAGACCATGCTCAAACTCCCCAGATGTTTCACTCTTTACTGcctgaaaagagaaaaaaaatgaaaatcaaatcaTTGCAACAAAACTTCAAATAAAAGAGAAGAACAGACAGAGGAAAACTTACCTTTTTCAAGGAGCCTCCATATATGTCATGATAAGCGGAGCTAATAGCAGCTAGCTGTGCCCTACTTCTTTCACTAAATATGCGGATAAATTTCTTCTCATCAGTTCCCAATTTCTTCTCTCCTGCTTTAAAAAGAGTCTTTGCATCCTTCAAAGCCATCTCTCTATCAACTTCAGGGCCCTCATGACGGTGGGTGCTTAAATATGCAAGCAAGAGCTATACAAAGTATTAAATAACAATATCAACGGCAGTATCATGACAGGGTGATTGCTTGTGACATGCTTTCTACGTAACTTACCTAAACCCTCCACTAAAACTCAGACTCTAGTATAGAAAATCAAGGGCCAAACTCTTACTCTGAAAAGATTTTATCTAATCTTTACTTTTTATGACAACATACCCTGCAAGTGACTTTTGTCCTCAAACCTTGACACACTAAAGATGGTAACTATTAACAAGAGACTAACTGCGTGTGTTTGGTGAGACCTCTAGcatatttaaaccaaaaaaaGTGAAATGCTTATCAGTGTTATCAAAACTAGGGAACTAGGATGCCAAGTTCTTAGAGGAAACATAGGAACCAAATTTAGAAAGGTGTAATCTGGAAAACACACCTCTTTATGATCACCATAGGTGAGTACTGCAATATCTTGCTCAAGCAAAACCCCAAACTTTGAAtggtaattttgtttaattaattgaatCTGGGATGGGGTGCGAGAACATATAACTTCAGTTGCAGCATAAGGATTTGTTACACCCGATGAAAAAGCTTGCTTAATGACTGTTGCATCACGTTCTGCAGGGTCAAGCATCCATAGCAGGACAGCAGTCTGAACATATTAAAGATGAGATATAAGGTGAAAAttctgttgttccaatagggtcggaagcgtgtaaattattgtactaaaaaatcacacaaagttcaattcccagggaagagaggtggatcacatggatctcttaaataccaagtctttccttagacagaatatcccttctatagtaatttaatagcacaattaaatactactattataccctcaaatattgaaagaaaaataggacaagaaagaacacaagagatttaacgaggttcggtaaattatacctacgtcctcgggcactaacaccagatgataactttactatctccaaaatattacaaacaaataaattccttaagaattctcaaatgggagaagagagaaaactaagagagaaagattggttgggatggttgaaatgagaaatggttaggcctatttatagttgaagttcagggactaacttgcaaatggcctaaaaaattagggaccaaaattgcaattatccctttcaactttaaacaacttgccaactattttttttctttcggtgccaattgcacctcccaccatttttgacttttcaacccctttttaatttaacttatcaacaatctccaccttgaagatttgattaggataatcacatcttcacacacttccttcaactccccaaatttgataaagctatcttttgtagtgcctccaaatgcgctctcgagcgccatacacctaaaggtgctcaaattctcaggatgttaatcaagttcaaacaatgattaaacttgattgttgttaccaccttggtcatcatatctgcgggattatctgttgtcggaatcttctcaagtagaatttttcctttttcaaagacttcccgcacaaagtgatatcttacgtcgatatgcttggttcttgaatgatagacttgatttttcgctaaatgaatagcgctctgactgtcacaatatagactaatgtgactttgaacaactcccaagtctttcaataatccattaagccaaatagcctccttaacagcttctgtaactgccatatattctgcctctgtagtagacacagctactgtagactgtaaggtagacttccaactcactggggcttttgcaagagtaaacagataccccgtagttgaacgacgtttatctaaatcaccagcaaagtcggaatcaacatatccaactacaaattgaccaagtgcttcatcctgttcaaaaattaaaccaacatctacggtttttcgaagataccgtagaatccatttcacagcttgccaatgtccttttccaggatcatgcatatacctgctcacaactccaacagcttgtgaaatgtcaggcctcgtacacaccatcgcatacatcaaactcccaactgcattagcatatgggactttcgccatatattctctttcatcttcagtcttcggagataattgagcactaagtttcaaatgagaagcaagtggggtacttacatgttttatgttttcatttacaccaaaacattgtaatacctttttcagatattgcttctgatttaaacagagcttgcctctcggtctatctctacttatctccatgccgagaatcttcttggcctcacctagatctttcatctcgaactcttgattcaactgagccttcagcttatctatctcattttggctcttcgaagcgattaacatatcatcaacatacaagagtagataaatgaaagatccgtcatgcagcttctgcaaatacacacaattgtcatatttgcttcttgtgtacttctgccttctcataaagctatcaaatcgcttgtaccactgcctcggggattgcttcaatccatatagcgatttgttaagcttacaaacccaatttctaccaccagcatctgtgtatccttctggctgagtcatatagatctcctcttctaactcaccatgcaagaaagccgtcttaacatcaagttgagctagctctaaattcaactgtgctaccaaggccaacaaaattctaatggaggaatgcttcacaacaggggaaaatacatcattgtagtcaattccctccttctgagcgtagcctttagctaccaatcttgccttgtagcgaatatccttcttgctaggagatccatctttctttgcgaatacccacttgcatccgattgcccttttacctttcggtaattgcgccaactcccaagtattgttcttccggagagactgcatttcttcatccatggcgcttttccatttatcactttctaagctttgcattgcttcttgataagtgataggaatatcatcaacaacgggaagggcgtaggccaccatatcagtaaatcgagcaggtttacgaatttctctccgtggccttgcaactgcaactggttctggtgtacttagtggttcttgggtcagaacctcttcaacctctaattcctccattgtggctggagaattagacttattaactgggcaaatccccatctgctcaaactccacctgttttggagtacactccacctgctgtggagtattgctcgtctgaatatctttatctgctacctttttcaatgtggcagattcatcaaaggtaacatctctgctacagatcattttctttgtgcttaagcaccaaagacgaaatcccttcactccagaagtgattcccataaagagagctttctttgccctcggatctaactttgactccttcacatggtaatatgcagtggatccaaacacatgtaaggaatcataatctgtagccggttttccagaccatacctccataggagtttttctttctaatgcagatgatggcaaacgattaacaagatggccagcgtatgtcacagcctcagcccaaaattgcttgcccaacccagcattggacaacatacatcgaactttctccagcaatgttcgattcatacgctctgccactccattctgttgtggtgtatccctaactgtgaagtgtcgaacaataccatactcttggcacacatcgaagaacggatcacttttatattcccctccattgtccgtcctaagccgcttgattttcttgccagtctggttttcgatcatagttttccatttaagaaaaactccaagcacttcatctttagttttcatggtatacacccaaactcttctggaaaagtcatcaacaaaagtaacaaagtagtgttttcctcccaacgaaggtgttttggaaggcccccacacatctgagtgaatatattccaaaataccttttgtattatggatagcagtgccgaatttcactctcttctgctttcccagaacacaatgctcacaaaattttaatttgcaagcctttgcacctttcaacaatccttgctttgccagaatttgcaaggatttttcgctggcatgtcccaacttcatatgccacaactgcattgagtccaagtctttgttaccggaagctgcagcgactgctccaataactgtactaccttggtagtaatacaagttatttttcctgatgcccttcaatatcacaagtgcgccagatgtcactttcaaaatcccatctctcatagtaacaactgaaccattggattccaaggctcccaatgagatgagatttttcttcaaactgggcacgtaccgaacatcagtcagaactctggttgatccatcttgattctttaattggattgaacctatcccaacagttttacaggcattgtcattgcccatataaacaactcctccatttagttctactaaatcagagaaccactcccggttaggggacatatgataggtacaacccgaatccaatatccactcatctgaatggagcgacgatgatgatgcaaccagtgatagttcagagtcactagtatcatgcttagcaacacaagcatctacagcagcttttcccttattcttcagctttggacaatttttcttccagtggcctttctcatgacaaaaagcacattcatctttcccgagtctggactttgactttgatctccccttttgagttttcttccgagtgtatgaacgacctcggactactaaagcttctgtatctctgattgagtttttctgtttgtccttctttctctgttcataactgtataaggccgcacagacttcgctcagagatatatcactcctgccatgaagtagagtagtttctaggaactcaaactcctcaggaagtgaccccaacagcatcaaagccaaatcttcatctttaaatgtctcatccatattcagcaaatcagtgactaactgattaaatttggtgatgtgatcattcattgtggtacttgggacatatgtgaagcgaaacagtcttttcttcaagtggagcttattttgactgtttttcttcaaaaatttttcttcaagtgccacccacaacttatttgcagaagtctcctttgaaaaagcatacctctgctctcgagaaaggcatgatcgaattgtgccacatgccaaccgattgattgccttccaatctttctcctgtacatcatctggtttctcttcatcaatggcaatgtctagaccctgctgaaaaagggcatctagaacttcactttgccacataccaaaatggcccgtgccatcaaagatctccacggccaatcttgcatttgcaattgtcggtcttgtccacatggacgatgttgaagctcctacaccgaccgttttctccataatctttcaatatatacctaaggaaatcttttctgatgtggaagatcagtttaaactgcaaccacagagcatactacgattaaccttcggctctgataccacttgttgttccaatagggtcggaagcgtgtaaattattgtactaaaaaatcacacaaagttcaattcccagggaagagaggtggatcacatggatctcttaaataccaagtctttccttagacagaatatcccttctatagtaatttaatagcacaattaaatactactattataccctcaaatattgaaagaaaaataggacaagaaagaacacaagagatttaacgaggttcggtaaattatacctacgtcctcgggcactaacaccagatgataactttactatctccaaaatattacaaacaaatagaattccttaagaattctcaaatgggagaagagagaaaactaagagagaaagattggttgggatggttgaaatgagaaatggttaggcctatttatagttgaagttcagggactaacttgcaaatggcctaaaaaattagggaccaaaattgcaattatccctttcaactttaaacaacttgccaactattttttttctttcggtgccaattgcacctcccaccatttttgacttttcaacccctttttaatttaacttatcaacaaATTCAACATGCGTACATGCACACCGCAGATTAATATATAGAAAGACACATAACTGAATAAACAAAACACTGTAAAACCAAAATATTAGAGTAATAGTAAAAAGACTGATACCTCTAGTTTTCCACGAAGCTCCGACTTCAGTCGTTTGAGTAGGTCTTCAGAATACATTGTTTTATACTCATGTTGGATGAAAGAACGCTGTGTCACATCACGATGGGAAAGAATATTGACCACCGCTGCAGTATCACATCCCAGCCCTAGAGGAAAAataagaggaaaaaaaattagaagaaatctTCTTTTAACCTGTTATTCTTGGAATCAGTTATTTTTGGCatatttcaaattaatataaaatcatgaCCCTATAGGCACAGCCGATGCTTTCCACAAAGAAAATGAGTAGAAAAGTAATGCCACAACTTGGAAGTTCTCCAATAAAAACTATATCCATTGGTAGCATCAGTTAAGAAACTTAAAGCattatcataataaaattttctGCATGAAGACACGTCCATAAAAGATGAAAGAGCTCTTAAATTAAGATATACCAAATGATTTTAACCTTCTAAATGGATTTACTAGATCATACAGCTTTATGCTGAAAATTAGTATATTTATAACCTTTTTCATTAACTCAGAAGTGAAAAGTGAAGCAACTACTTTAAAGATAAAGAAACCTGTACAAGTGTAATACAAATTTGTTAGAGTACGAAGTCAACTAGATGCAATGATCTCTAAAGCTGAAATTCATGGGTCTACGAAGGAACAGTAACAGAATAATGAAAAGTTGCCAGTGCAAGAAACTTTGCAGAGCACTATCAGAACTTCCATGTGATGAAAACACTAATTCTGGTGTTTAACACTAAAAGATAGAATGTTTGATTCCAGAAATGAAGAGCATGTGAAATGCAACATTTTCCAAATAGATATAAGTAGAATTGAATGCTTTGATGGAATGATATGCTATCAAAGTaatcaaatgatttaaaaataaccACAAATAAATGTTGcctaaagtttttattttaaatctgcCGCATCAATATACTGCTAATACGGTATGCTACGTGAGCCTGTGCTAAATGCCATATAAAAACAAACGCATCATGAGTTTCCTATTTTGTCTTGCCAAATCCAATTTGGCAAAGAAAAATGATTACCAAGATTTTGATAAGGAATTGTAGTGGTTTTCAAGCAAAGTAAGGATATAGATCAACAAAATAATACTTTTAACAGTTCAATTAAAAGCTTATTTGAGAACTTTGAGAGAGTACAAGAGCATTAGAAATGAAAGTATAAATTTTTGTTTGAAGTAGAAAGAACTACTCCACGAGGTTTCTACATAGATTATTCaataagaaaatattaattttttatattactaaTAACATTAAAgcccttattaaaataaaattccgcttttttattaacttaaatgTTGActcatttttattaacttttatatataaatgtttatcAATTGATTCTTAAAGATGCTAAGACTGCATGTGTTACTGATTTTCTTCTTGCTCTTGTTCAATGATTTTTCTATATACCAtaagcaaaaaaagaagaaaagaaaattaagattctgttaaaaacatgaaaatatataaaatataacacGATTTGTTTCCACAATCACCTCCAAAACGTTAAATACTTAGttttttattcttcaaaaaaGAAGATCATTCGCTTTTTCATCTTAAAATAACATTTACTCCTCATCCCAACCACAAATTAACATGttaaatttacaaatatatatatgtatataaagacAAAGAAAGAGGCCTAAAAAAAGTCAAACAGTTGACTTTGTTGACCATAGCAAGAACCACATAGCAAACATTTCTCCAAAACAGTCCTAAGGCCATAGTGATCCATAGGAAATATTTGATCCGCAAGAGAAAATTGAACTTGGTATAACAAAGCTTCAATCCCATTTGAGTTCAAAATGAAATTGACTCAAAG
The Gossypium hirsutum isolate 1008001.06 chromosome A07, Gossypium_hirsutum_v2.1, whole genome shotgun sequence genome window above contains:
- the LOC107926603 gene encoding annexin D5; translated protein: MSTLSVPPVLTSPRDDAIQLYRAFKGLGCDTAAVVNILSHRDVTQRSFIQHEYKTMYSEDLLKRLKSELRGKLETAVLLWMLDPAERDATVIKQAFSSGVTNPYAATEVICSRTPSQIQLIKQNYHSKFGVLLEQDIAVLTYGDHKELLLAYLSTHRHEGPEVDREMALKDAKTLFKAGEKKLGTDEKKFIRIFSERSRAQLAAISSAYHDIYGGSLKKAVKSETSGEFEHGLLTILKCSQNPAKYFAKVLHQAMKGLGTNDTTVIRVIVTRTEIDMHYIKAEYMRKYKKSLNDAVHSETSGHYQTFLLSLLGPSH